Proteins found in one Micropterus dolomieu isolate WLL.071019.BEF.003 ecotype Adirondacks linkage group LG10, ASM2129224v1, whole genome shotgun sequence genomic segment:
- the trdn gene encoding triadin, giving the protein MSSQANGGVVAPPARTNQRTFLDDVILTFTSPMAWLLVVALVITWTGVAIVLFDLLDYKTLAEYTSYCEDPVCLSPGLPPPSAIAKRGGFRPIRSSPAGVPGDVAARESTDWLEMVWTFAASLVAPDDEEEGIHQLTDTLTSFHSEEP; this is encoded by the exons ATGAGCAGTCAAGCCAATGGTGGGGTGGTGGCCCCTCCAGCTCGGACCAATCAGAGGACATTTTTGGATGATGTCATTTTGACCTTTACTTCACCAATGGCCTGGCTGCTGGTTGTGGCTCTGGTCATCACATGGACGGGAGTCGCCATCGTTCTCTTTGATCTGCTTGACTATAAAACTCTGGCAG AGTACACATCATACTGTGAAGACCCCGTGTGTTTATCTcctg gtctccctcctccttctgccATCGCTAAGAGAG GTGGCTTTCGTCCAATAAGATCAAGCCCTGCTGGGGTCCCTGGCGACGTCGCGGCTCGGGAGAGTACTGATTGGTTGGAGATGGTATGGACTTTTGCAGCCAGTTTGGTAGCTCctgatgatgaggaggaaggTATTCACCAGCTAACTGACACCCTCACAT CTTTCCACTCCGAGGAGCCCTGA